Proteins encoded by one window of Nitrincola iocasae:
- a CDS encoding flagellar brake protein, whose amino-acid sequence MSDKQVPEGELIYSAREIQQMLCRLSERASPITIYPDNSSCVLTTYIAGLDVQQGLIWLDAPLPQRRHHLIQARKLTLTSQYNGCLLTLPGIFMLPTTDKNGELVFTAAIPDSIYYLQRRRSYRAPVRPLLDIFASLPFADKVTVTGRLKDLSVDGCRIKLTGNLLDDFRDLSEVLPLSLTFPDSSCFSVDLSIVRADYASSGDYTQLGCCFTSLTAGQKQQLSRLVTDLQRDHINHVRNEGSTAGTPALFVPAEHKVVAGDRIGSATEVYSEQQTQSDLTNATSSNKKPVIPATAETAPIDIRRAHQSGITAIKSLITRLRSGQALPIEQAQEASQQLLQALRQDPQGLAILCCPRDSQTFLFQHSISFAISLAGTLSTQYGDQIKDEMLDGLILGGLCHELSRALLPDGIQSSQLELDKETRVALSATHMQLVSLLDALPDLARETLYIVRDCHERLDGSGLPNGHTDQALNRVSKLAAAVYAHEKLSQCRHNGDWHYHPLRAFKQLADRSDQFHQPSMRLLLKQHGKYPLGSTVLLNDETLALVLRQDDQQHPSHLRIVYNTRFNSLVPPRDLLLTDKNELQIERSANPLRYEISSQLLKLPLRI is encoded by the coding sequence ATGTCAGATAAACAGGTACCTGAAGGTGAATTAATTTATTCTGCCAGAGAGATCCAGCAGATGCTGTGTCGGCTGAGCGAGCGTGCCTCACCGATTACTATCTACCCGGATAACTCCTCATGCGTACTAACTACCTATATCGCTGGACTGGACGTACAGCAGGGATTGATATGGCTTGACGCTCCACTGCCCCAGAGACGCCATCATCTAATACAGGCACGCAAACTGACGCTGACATCACAGTATAACGGTTGCTTACTGACCCTGCCGGGTATTTTCATGCTCCCAACCACTGATAAAAACGGTGAGTTGGTTTTTACTGCGGCCATTCCGGATAGCATTTATTACCTGCAACGTCGACGCTCTTATCGTGCGCCGGTTCGCCCCTTGCTGGATATTTTTGCCAGTCTGCCTTTTGCCGATAAAGTTACCGTGACGGGACGACTTAAGGATCTATCGGTGGATGGCTGTCGCATCAAACTGACCGGTAATCTGCTGGACGATTTTCGCGACCTTTCAGAAGTCTTACCCTTGTCACTTACCTTTCCGGACAGCAGCTGCTTTAGTGTTGATCTCAGCATTGTACGCGCTGACTACGCATCATCAGGTGACTACACTCAGTTGGGCTGCTGCTTCACTTCCCTGACAGCTGGCCAGAAACAGCAACTGTCTCGGCTGGTAACGGATCTGCAACGAGATCATATCAACCATGTTCGCAACGAGGGGAGCACGGCCGGAACACCAGCGCTGTTTGTGCCGGCTGAACATAAGGTCGTAGCAGGTGACAGAATAGGCTCCGCTACTGAAGTTTATTCTGAACAACAAACACAGTCCGATCTGACCAATGCGACTTCTTCGAACAAAAAACCTGTTATTCCTGCTACCGCAGAAACGGCTCCGATTGATATACGCCGGGCTCATCAATCCGGAATCACTGCAATCAAAAGTCTGATCACCCGTTTGCGCAGTGGCCAAGCGCTGCCAATTGAACAAGCGCAAGAGGCTTCACAACAGCTATTGCAGGCACTACGTCAAGATCCTCAGGGGCTCGCTATCCTCTGTTGTCCACGGGACTCGCAAACCTTTCTGTTTCAGCATTCGATCAGTTTTGCCATCAGCCTGGCAGGTACTCTTTCAACTCAATATGGTGATCAGATTAAAGATGAGATGCTGGACGGCTTAATTCTGGGTGGTCTATGCCATGAATTATCACGGGCACTGCTACCTGATGGTATCCAGAGCTCCCAGCTGGAACTTGACAAAGAAACCCGCGTGGCCCTTTCGGCTACACACATGCAATTGGTCAGTCTGTTGGATGCCTTACCTGACTTAGCCCGTGAAACCCTCTACATCGTGCGTGACTGCCACGAACGGTTGGATGGCAGCGGTTTACCCAACGGCCATACTGATCAAGCATTGAATCGTGTCAGCAAACTGGCCGCCGCCGTTTATGCGCATGAAAAACTCAGTCAGTGCAGACATAATGGTGACTGGCATTATCATCCACTCAGAGCCTTCAAACAGTTGGCGGACAGATCAGATCAATTTCACCAGCCCAGTATGCGACTGTTACTGAAACAACATGGAAAATATCCGCTTGGCTCCACTGTATTATTGAATGATGAAACTCTGGCACTGGTGTTGCGCCAAGACGATCAACAACACCCATCACACTTGCGCATTGTGTATAACACCCGATTTAATAGCCTGGTTCCACCACGTGATCTGCTGTTGACTGATAAGAATGAGCTACAGATTGAGCGCTCTGCTAATCCATTACGGTATGAAATCAGTAGCCAGTTGCTAAAGCTGCCATTAAGAATATAG
- a CDS encoding class II glutamine amidotransferase, with product MCGIVGLYLKNPALEARLGELFEPMLIAMTDRGPDSAGFAIYGDEVAEGYIKLTLRHPDADFDWEVLAELAKTQLSASLEWFQNANVAVFKLEAEEFAARDWFAQHAPEVLILSVGRSIEILKEVGLPVDIASRFSLSGMQGSHIIGHTRMATESAVTMEGSHPFSTGMDLCLVHNGSLSNHNRLRESLRREGISFETENDSEVAAGYLTWRLRQGDSLKQALESALKDLDGFFTFTVGTRNGFAVIRDPIACKPAVLAETEDYVAMASEYQALTSLPGIEKAHVWEPDPATVYAWERQGQ from the coding sequence ATGTGTGGAATTGTTGGGCTCTATTTGAAGAATCCGGCGCTGGAAGCGCGTCTGGGTGAGCTGTTCGAACCCATGTTGATCGCCATGACTGATCGTGGACCGGACAGTGCCGGTTTTGCAATTTACGGTGATGAAGTGGCCGAAGGCTATATCAAACTGACACTGCGCCATCCGGATGCGGATTTTGACTGGGAAGTCTTGGCTGAGTTGGCCAAAACCCAGTTGAGTGCCAGTCTGGAGTGGTTTCAGAATGCCAATGTGGCGGTGTTTAAACTGGAAGCTGAAGAGTTCGCGGCGCGTGACTGGTTTGCGCAGCATGCGCCGGAGGTTCTGATACTGAGTGTCGGTCGTTCGATCGAAATTCTCAAAGAAGTCGGACTGCCGGTTGATATTGCCAGCCGCTTTTCACTCTCGGGTATGCAGGGTAGCCATATTATCGGCCACACTCGCATGGCAACCGAATCAGCCGTCACCATGGAGGGTAGCCATCCTTTCTCAACCGGTATGGACCTGTGTCTGGTGCATAACGGCTCGCTGTCCAACCACAACCGCCTGCGTGAATCGCTGCGTCGGGAAGGGATCAGTTTTGAAACTGAAAATGATTCAGAAGTGGCAGCAGGCTATCTGACCTGGCGTTTGCGTCAGGGCGACAGCCTGAAACAGGCGCTGGAAAGCGCACTAAAAGATCTGGATGGCTTTTTCACTTTTACCGTAGGTACGCGTAATGGCTTTGCCGTGATTCGCGACCCCATCGCCTGCAAACCCGCGGTATTAGCTGAAACCGAAGATTATGTCGCCATGGCGTCCGAATATCAGGCGCTGACCAGCTTACCGGGTATCGAAAAGGCCCATGTCTGGGAACCCGATCCAGCCACCGTTTATGCCTGGGAACGCCAAGGTCAGTGA
- a CDS encoding PaaI family thioesterase yields MTEQTSALLMDRNELTEFLAVVYPQFAGQITEVTLEHTWLRQPIDISHLRPGGTVSGPTMMALADVALYVAILSRIGPEALTVTTDFTCHFLNKPVANAALLAKATLLKLGKRLVIGEVELYSEGQDMPVAHVVGTYSVPPRR; encoded by the coding sequence ATGACTGAACAAACCTCTGCTTTGTTGATGGATCGCAATGAACTCACGGAGTTTCTTGCTGTAGTCTATCCGCAATTTGCAGGCCAAATCACCGAAGTAACCCTTGAGCATACCTGGCTTCGTCAACCCATCGACATCAGCCATTTGCGTCCGGGAGGCACAGTGTCCGGCCCGACCATGATGGCACTGGCTGATGTAGCGCTCTATGTTGCCATTCTGTCGCGCATAGGCCCAGAAGCCCTGACGGTTACCACGGATTTTACCTGTCATTTTCTAAATAAACCGGTTGCTAACGCGGCTCTGCTGGCCAAAGCCACCTTACTGAAACTGGGTAAACGCTTGGTAATAGGTGAGGTTGAGCTCTACAGTGAAGGCCAGGATATGCCCGTTGCACATGTTGTCGGTACTTACTCTGTACCGCCACGCCGGTAA
- a CDS encoding biotin transporter BioY: MKQDKSLVQIALYAALIAALGLIPPVPFITGIPITAQTLGVMLAGVMLGPWRGALAMALFIFVVALGAPLLAGGRGGLGVFVGPTAGFAIGFPFAAFATGYMALWLKRLPVFSAALLASVFGGIVVLYLFGITGFKLISGRDWLDALLVMAVFIPGDLVKAVIAAGVAQAVVKGLPGAMLTR; the protein is encoded by the coding sequence ATGAAACAAGATAAGTCCCTGGTTCAGATAGCACTCTATGCCGCCCTGATTGCCGCCTTAGGATTGATTCCACCGGTCCCCTTTATTACCGGCATTCCGATTACTGCACAAACACTGGGTGTGATGCTAGCTGGCGTGATGCTGGGTCCTTGGCGGGGTGCGCTAGCTATGGCGCTGTTTATCTTTGTCGTGGCATTAGGCGCACCCTTGCTGGCTGGCGGGCGTGGTGGACTGGGCGTTTTTGTCGGTCCAACCGCGGGTTTCGCCATTGGCTTTCCTTTCGCAGCATTTGCTACTGGCTATATGGCGCTCTGGCTCAAACGCTTGCCAGTGTTTTCCGCGGCGCTGTTAGCGTCTGTCTTTGGCGGCATAGTGGTTCTCTACTTATTCGGTATTACCGGTTTCAAGCTAATTTCCGGTCGCGACTGGCTGGATGCTTTGCTGGTGATGGCGGTTTTTATCCCCGGCGACCTGGTTAAAGCCGTTATTGCTGCAGGTGTCGCTCAAGCCGTTGTTAAAGGCCTTCCCGGTGCCATGCTGACTCGATAA
- a CDS encoding FMN-binding glutamate synthase family protein produces the protein MSDINVKPGLRESATFDRHTIAEIQRAADTGIYDIRGFGAKRRVPHFDDLLFLGASMSRYPLEGYREKCNTQVVLGDRFAKKPIVIETPVTIAGMSFGALSANAKEALGRGASAVGTSTTTGDGGMTPEERGQSSKLVYQYLPSRYGMNPDDLRKADAIEVVLGQGAKPGGGGMLLGQKITDRVAMMRTLPKGVDQRSACRHPDWTGPDDLAIKIQELREITDWQVPIYIKIGATRTYYDVKLAVKAGADVIVLDGMQGGTAATQDVFIEHVGIPTMAAIPQAIQALQEMGMHRKVQLIVSGGIRNGADVAKCMALGADAVAIGTAALVALGCNHPKWQSEYEKIGSAAGYYDDYHEGKDPAGISTQDPDLMGRLDPEEGGRRLANYLRVLTLEAQTLARACGKNDLRNLEPEDLVALTVEAAAMARVPLAGTQWIPGQGY, from the coding sequence ATGAGTGACATAAACGTAAAACCGGGTCTGCGTGAATCAGCCACCTTTGATCGTCATACCATCGCTGAAATTCAGCGTGCTGCTGATACCGGCATCTATGATATTCGTGGCTTTGGTGCCAAGCGCCGTGTGCCACATTTTGATGACCTGCTGTTTTTAGGGGCCAGCATGTCGCGTTATCCGCTCGAAGGTTACCGGGAAAAGTGCAATACCCAGGTGGTACTGGGTGACCGCTTTGCTAAAAAACCTATCGTAATCGAAACCCCCGTCACCATTGCCGGTATGAGCTTTGGTGCCTTGTCGGCCAATGCCAAAGAGGCGTTGGGTCGTGGTGCATCCGCCGTCGGTACCTCTACCACTACCGGTGATGGCGGCATGACCCCGGAAGAGCGTGGTCAGTCGAGTAAGCTGGTGTATCAGTACCTGCCATCGCGTTACGGCATGAACCCGGATGATCTGCGCAAAGCTGATGCCATCGAGGTGGTGCTGGGGCAGGGCGCCAAACCCGGTGGTGGCGGTATGCTGCTGGGACAGAAAATCACCGACCGTGTGGCGATGATGCGCACCCTGCCCAAAGGCGTGGATCAGCGTTCGGCCTGTCGTCACCCTGACTGGACCGGCCCGGATGATCTGGCAATCAAAATTCAGGAACTGCGTGAAATCACCGATTGGCAGGTGCCTATCTATATCAAAATCGGTGCGACGCGTACCTATTATGACGTCAAGCTGGCGGTTAAAGCCGGTGCCGATGTGATTGTACTGGACGGGATGCAAGGCGGTACGGCAGCCACCCAGGATGTGTTCATCGAACATGTCGGCATACCCACCATGGCGGCCATTCCACAAGCGATACAGGCTTTGCAGGAGATGGGTATGCATCGCAAGGTGCAGCTGATTGTCTCTGGCGGGATCCGCAATGGCGCCGATGTCGCCAAGTGCATGGCCTTAGGTGCCGATGCCGTGGCTATCGGCACGGCAGCGCTGGTGGCACTGGGTTGTAATCATCCCAAGTGGCAGTCTGAGTACGAGAAAATCGGCTCAGCTGCCGGCTATTACGATGATTACCATGAAGGTAAGGACCCAGCGGGTATATCCACCCAGGACCCGGATCTGATGGGACGGCTGGACCCGGAAGAGGGTGGGCGACGTCTGGCGAACTACTTGCGGGTGCTGACACTGGAAGCACAAACCCTGGCACGCGCCTGTGGCAAGAATGACCTGCGCAATCTGGAACCGGAAGATCTGGTCGCGCTGACCGTTGAAGCGGCAGCGATGGCACGGGTGCCTTTAGCCGGTACCCAGTGGATACCCGGCCAGGGATACTAA
- the amt gene encoding ammonium transporter: MEGMILELGYALDTFYFLMCTALVMWMAAGFAMLEAGLVRSKNTVEILNKNVLLYGIACTAYLFVGYNIMYPGSPVSSVIPGIDFLLGTDNTVEDVTLGGDGAPYYSSMADFIFQAVFAAATMSIVSGAVAERMRLWPFLVFSIFMVSVIYPVSGYWKWGGGFLDELGFQDFAGSIVVHAAGASAALAAVLLVGARKGKYGLKGEVRAIPGANLPMATLGMFILWMGWFGFNGGSELKIANVEEANAVAMIFVNTNAAAAAGAVVAALFARFLFGKTDITMTINGALAGLVSITAEPLMPSAGLAVLIGAVGGIVVVVSVLGLDKLKLDDPVGAISVHGTAGIWGVFAVLLSNPDATFMGQLIGTLVIVAWMFAASMVVLVILNKVMPLRVSEEEELEGMDIHECGMLAYPEFGPASQASEMHSGGDSDQRATRSKPVSNPAIS; this comes from the coding sequence ATGGAAGGCATGATTCTGGAACTGGGCTATGCCCTGGATACCTTTTATTTTCTGATGTGCACGGCACTGGTGATGTGGATGGCAGCGGGTTTTGCCATGTTGGAAGCCGGTCTTGTACGAAGCAAAAACACCGTGGAGATACTGAATAAAAACGTACTGCTCTACGGCATAGCTTGTACAGCCTATCTCTTTGTCGGCTACAACATCATGTACCCGGGTAGCCCGGTCAGCAGTGTTATTCCAGGCATTGATTTCCTGTTGGGTACCGATAATACAGTCGAGGACGTCACCCTGGGTGGCGATGGTGCGCCTTACTACTCGAGTATGGCCGACTTTATTTTCCAGGCGGTGTTTGCGGCGGCGACCATGTCGATCGTTTCGGGTGCTGTCGCAGAGCGTATGCGCTTGTGGCCATTCCTGGTATTTTCGATTTTCATGGTGAGTGTAATCTATCCGGTTTCCGGTTACTGGAAATGGGGTGGTGGCTTTCTGGATGAACTAGGCTTCCAGGATTTCGCCGGTTCCATTGTGGTGCATGCCGCCGGAGCATCTGCTGCACTTGCTGCGGTGTTGCTGGTTGGTGCCCGTAAAGGCAAGTATGGACTAAAAGGTGAGGTGCGGGCGATCCCGGGTGCTAACCTGCCAATGGCGACTCTGGGTATGTTCATTCTGTGGATGGGTTGGTTCGGTTTTAATGGCGGCTCAGAACTTAAAATTGCCAATGTTGAAGAAGCCAATGCGGTTGCGATGATTTTTGTGAATACTAACGCCGCTGCGGCTGCGGGTGCCGTCGTAGCTGCACTATTTGCCAGGTTCCTGTTTGGTAAAACCGATATCACTATGACCATTAATGGTGCTTTGGCTGGCCTGGTCTCCATCACCGCTGAGCCATTGATGCCGAGTGCTGGTCTTGCGGTTCTGATTGGTGCTGTGGGGGGAATCGTCGTGGTGGTCTCGGTACTGGGACTGGATAAACTCAAACTGGATGATCCCGTCGGTGCCATTTCAGTACACGGTACTGCCGGTATCTGGGGCGTTTTTGCCGTGCTGCTGAGCAACCCGGATGCCACCTTCATGGGGCAATTGATAGGTACGCTGGTCATTGTTGCCTGGATGTTTGCTGCCAGCATGGTGGTTTTGGTGATTCTGAATAAAGTGATGCCGCTGCGTGTCAGCGAAGAGGAAGAGCTTGAGGGCATGGATATTCATGAGTGCGGTATGCTCGCTTATCCGGAATTCGGCCCGGCTTCTCAGGCATCAGAAATGCACTCGGGTGGTGACTCTGATCAGCGTGCCACACGAAGCAAACCTGTTTCGAATCCAGCTATTAGTTAG
- a CDS encoding GltB/FmdC/FwdC-like GXGXG domain-containing protein: MKTIDLDQSSVRDLNQALHDQALECTEREWQVTHPAGKHNLACGLDQNLSIDIVGHAGYYCAGMNKKAHVVVHGNVGQGVAENMMSGSVRVKGDASQSAGATGHGGLLVIEGNAAARCGISMKGIDIVVKGNVGHMSCFMGQAGNLVVCGDAGDALGDSLYEVHIYVKGQVKSLGADCIEKEMRDEHLQELGALLNRAGVDEDPASFKRYGSARELYNFKVDNAAAY, encoded by the coding sequence ATGAAAACAATCGATTTAGACCAGAGTAGTGTGCGCGATCTTAATCAGGCACTGCACGACCAGGCGCTGGAATGCACCGAGCGTGAATGGCAGGTGACCCACCCGGCAGGCAAGCACAATCTCGCCTGTGGCCTGGACCAGAATCTGTCCATCGATATCGTCGGTCATGCCGGGTATTACTGTGCCGGTATGAACAAAAAAGCCCATGTAGTAGTACATGGTAATGTCGGTCAGGGGGTGGCTGAGAACATGATGTCCGGCAGCGTCAGGGTCAAGGGCGATGCCTCCCAGTCAGCCGGTGCTACCGGACATGGCGGGCTGCTGGTGATCGAAGGCAATGCCGCGGCACGCTGTGGTATCTCCATGAAAGGCATTGATATCGTGGTCAAGGGCAATGTGGGCCATATGAGCTGCTTTATGGGCCAGGCCGGTAACCTGGTGGTTTGTGGTGATGCCGGTGATGCGCTGGGTGATTCGCTCTACGAAGTGCATATCTATGTCAAAGGACAGGTTAAGTCGCTGGGTGCGGATTGCATCGAAAAAGAGATGCGCGATGAACATCTGCAGGAGTTGGGTGCGCTGCTAAACCGCGCCGGTGTCGATGAAGACCCTGCCAGCTTTAAGCGCTACGGCTCCGCCCGTGAACTCTATAACTTCAAAGTCGATAATGCGGCCGCCTACTGA
- the glnT gene encoding type III glutamate--ammonia ligase, which translates to MLPTDVQSFITEKQIKYVLAQFVDIHGVAKTKSVPVHTLMDVVEKGAGFAGFAVWGMGMEPHGPDFMARGDLNTLSAVPWQPGYARLACDGYVNDQPHSYCSRVLLKQQLERLTQRGWTLNSGLEPEFSLFRKTADGKLIPVDESDVLDKPCYDYKGLSRSREFLEQLVESLQAVDFDVYQIDHEDANGQFEINYTYSDALTSADRFTFVRMAAGEIANKLGMVCSFMPKPDSSRTGNGMHFHLSICDESGRNLFNDDSDPLGMGLSKMAYHFTAGLLHHAPALCAFAAPTVNSYKRLVVGRSLSGSTWAPAYICYGDNNRSAMVRVPYGRLEFRLPDSGCNPYLVHAALIAAGLDGIERELDAGEPHNINLYELDRQQCLEKGIGILPQNLDEAINALEANPMFSEALGADFVQEFINIKRMEWVEYSRHVSDWELKQYAEFF; encoded by the coding sequence ATGTTGCCCACAGATGTTCAGAGCTTTATCACAGAGAAACAGATCAAATACGTACTGGCCCAGTTCGTGGATATTCATGGTGTGGCCAAAACTAAATCCGTACCGGTGCATACCCTGATGGATGTAGTGGAGAAGGGCGCCGGGTTTGCCGGTTTTGCGGTCTGGGGCATGGGGATGGAACCGCACGGACCGGATTTTATGGCGCGTGGTGATCTGAATACCCTCAGTGCTGTGCCTTGGCAGCCAGGGTATGCCCGCCTGGCCTGTGATGGTTACGTCAATGATCAGCCGCACTCGTATTGTAGCCGGGTACTGCTCAAGCAACAGCTGGAGCGACTGACGCAACGCGGCTGGACCCTGAACAGCGGACTGGAGCCGGAATTCTCGCTGTTCCGTAAAACAGCTGATGGCAAACTAATACCGGTTGATGAAAGCGATGTACTGGATAAACCCTGTTATGACTATAAAGGCCTGTCCCGCTCACGTGAATTTCTGGAACAACTGGTTGAATCGCTGCAAGCCGTCGATTTTGATGTCTATCAGATTGACCACGAAGATGCCAACGGTCAGTTTGAGATCAATTACACCTACAGTGATGCCCTGACCTCGGCGGACCGCTTTACCTTTGTGCGTATGGCCGCCGGTGAAATCGCCAACAAACTGGGCATGGTCTGCTCCTTTATGCCCAAGCCTGACTCCAGCCGTACCGGTAACGGCATGCACTTCCACCTCTCCATTTGTGATGAAAGCGGTCGTAATCTGTTCAATGATGACAGTGATCCACTGGGTATGGGCCTGTCGAAGATGGCCTATCACTTTACCGCCGGTCTGCTGCATCACGCTCCGGCGCTGTGTGCCTTCGCGGCGCCCACGGTCAATTCCTATAAGCGTTTAGTGGTCGGACGTTCCTTGTCAGGCTCCACCTGGGCACCGGCGTATATCTGTTATGGCGACAACAACCGTTCCGCCATGGTGCGCGTGCCCTATGGCCGCCTGGAGTTCCGTCTGCCGGATTCCGGCTGTAACCCCTATCTGGTGCATGCGGCACTGATCGCCGCCGGGCTGGATGGTATCGAGCGTGAGCTGGACGCGGGTGAACCGCACAATATCAACCTGTACGAACTGGATCGTCAGCAGTGCCTGGAAAAGGGCATCGGCATCCTGCCACAGAACCTGGATGAAGCCATCAATGCGCTGGAAGCCAACCCCATGTTCAGTGAGGCGCTGGGCGCTGACTTTGTACAGGAATTTATCAATATCAAGCGGATGGAGTGGGTGGAATACAGCCGTCATGTCTCCGACTGGGAACTGAAACAGTACGCTGAATTTTTCTGA
- a CDS encoding energy-coupling factor transporter transmembrane component T family protein yields MISLYLAQKSWLHRLPAGVKLLSLAVISLLLYPVEQPAILLGLLAVTLLAYVSLGSAALHQLLALKVLLPLFSLIFLLQWWSIGLAAAAVLVMRMLTLILLANLITLTTRMDDMMDAVMPLFSPLRLLGIDTRRIAFAVTLLIRFIPVLMAVVSHLLDAWKARGGGRKLWRLAIPLTIQSIRLSDNVAEALAARGGISPTDPTNRRR; encoded by the coding sequence ATGATCAGCCTCTATCTGGCCCAGAAGAGCTGGCTCCATCGCCTCCCCGCTGGAGTAAAGTTACTCTCTTTAGCCGTCATCAGTCTGCTGCTCTATCCAGTAGAACAACCTGCCATTTTGCTGGGCCTGCTGGCAGTCACTTTGCTCGCCTATGTGTCACTAGGCTCAGCGGCCCTCCATCAGCTCCTGGCCCTGAAAGTATTGCTACCGCTATTTTCTCTGATCTTTCTGCTGCAGTGGTGGAGCATTGGACTGGCAGCGGCCGCCGTGCTGGTGATGCGGATGCTGACACTGATACTGCTGGCAAACCTGATTACCCTGACCACCCGCATGGATGACATGATGGACGCGGTGATGCCGCTGTTTTCACCGCTGCGCCTGTTGGGTATCGACACCCGCCGTATTGCGTTTGCCGTCACCTTACTGATACGTTTTATTCCGGTATTGATGGCGGTCGTCAGCCATTTGCTGGATGCATGGAAAGCGCGCGGCGGCGGCCGCAAACTCTGGCGCCTGGCGATACCACTGACTATTCAATCCATTCGTTTGTCTGATAATGTGGCTGAAGCTCTGGCAGCCCGTGGCGGTATCAGCCCGACTGACCCAACCAACAGACGCCGCTGA